The proteins below are encoded in one region of Ostrea edulis chromosome 3, xbOstEdul1.1, whole genome shotgun sequence:
- the LOC125653193 gene encoding uncharacterized protein LOC125653193: MRELSRDEKDMYIMGKLKSKSTGIDRSQRKRQRYIYNYDDREVCIEAFLIMHDIGEKHLKNLAKHMKLNGPVPRCHGNRGKKPKHALSFPDKLKRVVNFIVRYSEEYGLPLPAVPHANDATQAPVLLSASSTKIDIHTRYKSVCEESNERSDVCPKCESLRCRVVGAVSEEDKLTALNDYKRHIEVSQDSRQEGPLYFTSPRKVQLFGVCMEGVAEQYNYLIDENCTIGVDGSQSHGPNSVISMLHHAFQEYGLGEMACHIHCDNCAGQNKNRYVMAYFCWRILVGLHREVTIRFQIPGHTKCLVDAGFSYIKKLYRRTDNDSFSDLVRTVQKSSTTNRVVVVDERFLWRDWKTFLAEDFCSLTGIRKYHYFRFSAMNPGVVFVKETSVDDEKPFIMSRNPTPELSCRILPQVIAKG, translated from the exons ATGCGAGAACTATCTCGAGATGAGAAAGATATGTACATAATGGGAAAACTTAAGAGTAAAAGTACCGGAATCGACAGAAGTCAAAGAAAGCGgcaaagatatatatacaattatgatGACAGAGAGGTGTGCATAGAGGCATTTTTAATTATGCATGACATCGGGGAAAAACACTTGAAGAATTTAGCTAAACACATGAAACTTAACGGCCCAGTTCCCAGGTGCCATGGGAATAGAGGTAAAAAACCAAAACATGCCCTGTCATTCCCGGACAAATTAAAAAGAGTTGTTAATTTCATCGTGCGTTACAGTGAGGAATATGGATTGCCCCTCCCTGCAGTCCCCCATGCTAATGATGCTACACAAGCTCCAGTACTTTTATCAGCCTCATCAACTAAGATTGATATTCACACTAGATACAAGTCTGTCTGTGAAGAAAGCAATGAGAG ATCTGATGTTTGTCCCAAATGTGAATCTCTTCGGTGTCGTGTGGTGGGCGCTGTCTCGGAGGAGGATAAACTGACTGCCCTCAATGACTATAAGCGACACATTGAAGTTTCTCAAG attccagACAAGAGGGTCCATTATATTTCACCTCACCGAGAAAGGTTCAGTTGTTTGGTGTTTGCATGGAAGGGGTGGCAGAGCAGTATAACTATCTCATAGACGAAAACTGTACAATTGGCGTGGATGGTTCACAATCTCATGGCCCTAACAGTGTTATATCCATGCTACATCATGCATTTCAGGAATATGGACTCGGGGAGATGGCATGTCATATACATTGCGATAACTGTGCAG GTCAGAACAAGAATAGGTATGTAATGGCGTATTTTTGTTGGCGCATTCTGGTTGGACTACATAGAGAAGTGACCATTAGATTTCAGATTCCCGGCCATACAAAATGTCTAGTGGATGCTGGATTCTCCTACATTAAGAAACTCTATCGACG GACAGACAACGACTCCTTTTCCGATCTGGTGAGAACAGTACAAAAGTCTTCCACAACCAATCGAGTAGTCGTTGTTGACGAAAGGTTTTTGTGGCGGGATTGGAAAACGTTTCTTGCAGAAGATTTTTGTTCTCTAACGGGCATTCGGAAATACCACTACTTCCGTTTCAGTGCCATGAATCCAGGTGTTGTATTTGTCAAGGAAACCTCTGTAGATGACGAGAAACCCTTCATAATGTCTCGTAACCCAACTCCTGAGTTATCCTGTAGAATACTCCCGCAAGTTATTGCCAAGGGTTAG